The following DNA comes from Burkholderia stabilis.
TCAAATTCAGGATCCTGGTCGGCAAAATCCTCATCTCGTTCCTCGCCATTCTTGGCGGCTTCACGATCGGTCGGGAAGGGCCGACGATCCACGTGGGCGCTGCGCTCATGTTCAACCTGCGGAAATTCTATCCGCAGCGGTTTCGCGCGATTCGACCGGGTGTGCTTGAGCACCGGCTGGCTCTTGCCGGTGCGGCAGCGGGTCTTTCCGCCGCATTTAATGCGCCTCTCGCAGGGGTTGTGTTCGCGATCGAGGAACTCACGCGAAGCTTTGAGCAACGGACAAGTGGCGTGCTGATCACGGCGATCATCTTCGCCGGTATCGTGTCGCTCGGCCTGCAGGGTAACTACGTTTATTTCGGCACGATCGACGTAGGGGCGCACCTGCCGCAGTCGCTGGCGCTTGCGGTCGTCCTCATCGGTGTGATCGCGGGCGTCATGGGCGGAATCTTCTGCTGGTTGTTGCTCAACACGCAACGCTGGATGCCGCGGCGGCTTCAGGATTTTCGTGCCGGCCAGCCCGTGCTGTTCGGCGCAGCGTGCGGGCTGGTCGTCGCGGTCGTCGGCGTGGCGACGCATGGCCATACGTTTGGCAGCGGATACGCGGAAGCCCGGAGCATGCTCGAAAGCCACACGAACGTGAGCGTGCTGTACCCGGTGTTCAAGATGGTTTCAATGATTGGCTCGTACCTGCCCGGCGCGCCGGGCGGGTTGTTTGCACCGTCGCTCGCGATCGGTGCCGGGATCGGCAATACGCTGCACATCTTGTTTTCGGGAATGCAGCTGCAGATGCTGATCGCGCTCGGGATGGTTGGCTATCTCGCCGCGGTCACACAGAGCCCGATCACGGCGTTCGTGATCGTCATCGAGATGATCAACGGCCATGCGCTCGTCATTTCGCTGATGGCCACGGCCCTGATTGCCAGCCGCGTGTCGCGATTCTTCGCTCCGCCGCTGTATGAAGCGCTTTCCACGCGTTATTTCCCCGGAGATCACCGGTGACCTCGAGGGCATCGGTTCGCGGTACAGGACATGATTAACCTCGTCCGGTTCTACTCATGAAGGGGCCGCTCATCTTTCTCTCCGCGTTGATGCTTCTGTTTGCCTATGCGGCACGATGCAGCGCTGACGATACGATTTCAGAGGATTATCGTTATCTGGCGCGTATTAACGTTCGTCCGGTCGTCATCGATTGCGTCGCGGAAATCGACCGATGGATTCGAACCTCGTCGAAATACGACATGTTTCTTGCGCCTGACGGTCGTCTGCTGAGGGCCAAAGTTCGCGCGTTTCGCGCGATAGACGGGAGTGCCGACAACGGACTGTCTGTGGATTCAACGGGAACCATTCGCGCTTCCGCACGCCTTCGACAGCGTGCTGCCTGGCTTCCCGTGAAGGCAAAGTGCGACATCTGGCGCACGCATGTGGCGGGTATTGCAATGAAGCCGATGGAATGAGAGGCCGGCCGCCTCGCGCATGGCGAGCTCGCGACTGACGCGAGCGGTGAGCTTAAAGTGCGCGCAGGTGCTGTCAAATCATCGAGCCGGATCCCGAGCCTCGTGCGTCGCGCGGCCTGTCATGATCGCGGAACGGCCGGCGTGCCGGCTGCGCCACGGATCACATCGGGACGCAGGCATCCGCGCACCATCGACCAGTACAGCGGGTCTGTACGGCGCCGGCGGAAGTATTCGACGCGGGAGTGCCGTCCGTCAGTCAAGACGCGCAATCCGATCGGCACGCCGCGGAAGAATGATTCGGCACGCAGCAGGATCGCCCCGGCACCTTCCGCGCGATGCAGCTGCCGCGTACTTGATTTCCAGCGATGGACGACGCAGTTCGCGACCTCGGACGCAGATAGGCTCGATTGCTCCGCGAATACGGGGGATAGGGAGAAGACGCCGTCTCGGCGCGAACACGCCACGAGCAGCACACAGAACCCTGTTGCAATCGCCATCTGCCAATTGTTCATCGGTGATCTCCGTGTCGATGCGGCCCGAGGTGGGATCCGTTGACGAAATTGCATCGCAGTGTGGCACAAGAGTACATCGACGGCGCGGGGTCGAGCGTTCGTCCTGGCGGATTTTTGTTTCGATCGATATGCAGCGTTCCGGCGCATCGTCTCGGAAGGCTAGGCGGCCCCATGTTCGTCCTGACCGATCAACAGTTCGGTCGGCGACAAGAACATGTAACGTGGCACGTCGAGGTTCTGCGGTGCTGGCTTGTCGCGGAATACCCGTCCGGCAAGATCGTAGGTCGAGCCGTGGCAGGGACACAGGAAGCCGCCTGGCCAGTTTTCCGGCAGGTTTGGCTGAGACCCTGGTTGAAACCGAGGTGTCGGCGTACAACCGAGGTGCGTACAGACGCCAACCACGACCAGAATGTTCCGATGGTCGGCTCGCGAGCGAAAGGTGTTTTGGCAATAGAGCGGCAATGGCATTGAGAAGGCGTGGCGCGAGTCAGGATCAGCGACGAGCGGAGTCGCCTTGATGACGCTTTCAAGCATGGCCGGCGAGCGGTCGACGATGAACACCGGCTTCCCGCGCCATGCAACGGTCAACATTGCGCCTTCGGTCAAGCGGCCGATGTCGACCTTGACCGGTGCGCCAGCGGCCAGCGCATTGGCGGGTGGTGTCAGGGAATCAACGAAAGGGATGGCGGCTGCGATGCCGCCGATGCCGCTCGCGACGGATGTCGCGATCAGCCAACGGCGACGCTTGATGTCGGGCCCCACCGGCTCGGTCGGATTCTCGTCCATGTCGACTCCTTCGATGCAGCCGTCTTTCATGCTTTCCGGCTCGCTGCCATGCCCGACACCCTGGCCGAGCAGATGGGGCCGGCTCCCGGAGGTCGAGCTACATTGTCCAGACGAACACCGAGTGGGCATGCGACGACTCGCGTACGTCGACGCTTCGCCGCATGGCCTGCCCGTTATAGGTGGCCGACACGGTATAGCGTCCGTCGGGCATCGAGACGAGCAGGAATGGCCCGGTGGTTCGCGTCGAAAGCACGGTCTTGCCATGTGCATCGACGATCTTGACCGGGACATCGGCCAAATAGTCGTTCCCGCTGCTCGTATGCCCCGCAAACTCGAGCACGAGCGGATACCTGCCCATCTGCTGTTTGATTGCGGCCGATTGATCACTACCGATGCCGCCGGATAGATAGGTCACGTTGCCAGCGTGTTCGGGCTGCGGCAGTGATGCCTGCTCGGCGGAAAACGCGTCATGGGCGAACACGGCAATCGTCACGGCGACGACGCCGAGCGCTGTTCTGGACGAGTACTTCATGACTGACTCCTTGAATGTGCGCCATACCGAGCTGCTGGCAGCGAAACGTGCTCAACCTGTGTCCGTGGCGGGGTCGTTCGGCCGCATCGGCCGGAACGCCTTGGCAAGCGGAGCCGTCTCCTTCTTCGCTGAGACTCCGAGTTGTCCATGCACGGCCTTGCCATGCAACTTCAACTGGCGTTCGACCTTCATGGCCTTGTCGATCGGTATCGCAAAGGCGAGACCCTGATACACGTTGCCGTCGTCCGGAGGTGGCATTTCGATACCGACGACTTCACCCTTGAGGTTCAGGAGCGGACTACCGCCGTCCCCGGAGTGTTCCGTAAGATCGGTCTGGATCAACGGAACGTACGATTGATCGGGAGGCAGACGGGAGAGGTTGCTGACGACACCTTTGACGATCGAGGTTCCCAGCCCGTAGGGCGAACCGATCGAGGCGACCCATTCGCCGGCCTTGAGCATCGCAGGTGATCCGATCCGGGCGACAGGCAGACCCGTCGCATGAATATGAAGCAGCGCGACACCGCTCGCCGGATCGCTGCCGATCAACCGTGCGTGGTACGTTTGCCCGTCGGCGAGGGTAACGGCGATCCTCGATGCGCCCGCAACGTCGCCGGCATCGGTGAGGATGTCGCCGTCCGACGAGATGATGAAGCCGCTGGCGTGCCGCCGTGCCAGGGCACCGCGATCGGCGCCGGGTGGGGGTGAAAATTCCTCGAAGAAACCGAGGAACGGCGCGTTCGCGCTGCCTGGCGGGGGCCACAGTTGCTGCACACTCGGTATTGTGTCGATCCTGGACACCTTGACGGTCACGACGGCGGGGCCGTCGATTCGCGCCATGTTCTCGAAGTCGGACACGATTCCCGGGTAGGCCGTGAAACCCGGGCTTGCGGACAGAACAGCCTGCGGAGCGCGTGTCGCCGTTGCAGGCGACAGCGATTCCTTCGCCATGCAACTCGCGGACACGGCTGCAATGGCCAGACTGGTAAGCGCGATACGCTTGAACCCGATGCTTGCCATGACTACGCTCCCATCCCGCCGTGCCGAACGCACTGCGTATAGCCGCCCACACGGCTAATTCATGACACGACCATTCCACCGTAGGTCGCCAGAATTAAATTTTGCTTAAAAGGCCGGAATCAGCGTGTCCGTTCAAAGGAGCGTGCGTTGCTGCTTCTCGAGCGGCAAGGTCGTCATGGCCGGGCAGGCGAGAGTGCGCGCCTACGCAAGTCAATGAACGGAGGAATGATCGGCAAGACGATCAGTTTCGACCGCAAAAAAGTCGAGACGCTGCCCAGCCATCCCCATTGAACGGCGCATTCGGAAAGGGCGAACATCCGGCCCGCTTTCTCCGTGATGCCGAAGGTGCCTGCAAAGCGCAACATTCGCCATCCCGCTCCGGGCGGCATGGTATTCCTGTCACACTGTGACCTTTCTATTTCGGCGCGCGGCAGCACACCGTTCGGCCGGCCATCGGATCGATTGACATGACGTTCTTCCACGCGCTGACTGCATTGATCGTCCTGGCGGCATTGGGCAGCTACGTCAATCATCGCGTTTTCCATTTGCCGCCGACGATTGGGGTGATGACGATCGCACTGGTGGCAACCGTCCTGCTCGTCATATTGGGCGAATTCGGCGCAATCGACGTGACGCGCTTCACGCGGCTGATTCCGGAGATCGACTTCAGCGAACTCCTGTTTCACGGCTTCCTGCCGTTTCTTCTGTTTGCCGGCGCGTTGCATGTCGATTTTCACGATCTCCGCCAGGTGAAGTGGACAGTCGGCGTGCTCTCGACCGTCGGCACACTGATCTCCACCGTGTTCGTCGGTACCGCGTTCTGGTATGCGTCATGGTGGCTGGGCGTACGGATCGGCTTCATCTATGCGTTGCTGTTCGGCGCGCTCATCTCGCCTACCGACCCGATTGCCGTGATGAGCATCATCAAGAAGGCGGGTGCTCCAAGGGAATTGGAAACCCGAATTACCGGGGAAAGCCTATTTAACGACGGGGTGGGTGCGATCGTTTTCCTGACGCTTCTGAGTATCACAACTGCTGCTCGCGAACCCGGTGTCTTTGACGTCACCTTGCTGTTTCTCCAACAGGCGGCCGGCGGCGCCTTGGCAGGGTGGCTGGCTGGGTGGATCGTATCCCGTCTGGTCGCAAGTATCGACAATCATCACGTCGAGATCCTGCTATCGATCGCGCTCTGCATGGGATCCTATGCGTTGGCGGAACTTGGCCGTGTATCGGGACCGATCGCGGTGGTCGTGGCCGGGCTGTTTGCCGGCAACCACGGGACGATGAAGACCGTTTCCGGCCAGACGAGGGAGTATCTGAGCATGTTCTGGGAGATCGTCGACGAGATGATGAACAGCGTGCTCTTTCTGCTGATTGGTCTTGAAGTCCTCTCGATCCATCAGAGCCGGACGTATCTGATAGCCGGGATAGTCGCAGTCGGCTGTGTGCTGGCGGGACGCACGGTCAGCGTGGCCATTCCGCTCGGGGTGATCGGTCTGCGGATCCGGTTTCCGAAAGGCACGACCAGGCTGCTGATCTGGGGAGGCTTGCGCGGTGCCATCTCGCTCGCGCTCGCGCTTTTGCTTCCCCATGGGCCCCAGCGGGAACTGATCGTGACCGTAACCTATGTCGTCGTCGTCTTTTCCGTACTGACTCAGGGCACCACGTTCGGATGGCTGTTGCGGAAGTTGACATCGCCGCCCGAACCGACCATTACGGCACCGTAGCGATTCATGAAGCGAGCGTCCCCTCGACGGTCGACAATTCAACGATTTCGGCAGTGATCTGCTCCTGCCTCAAGCGGTGATAGTCCCGGTTCAGCCGCTGTGCGGTGTCGTCGATATTGCGTTTCGCCGCGATCATCGCGCGCATTCGCGCTTCGTTCTCCGCGGCGAACGACAGAATGATGGCCTCGCATACCTGGGTGTAGACGTATTCTTCGGCCAGTCTTTCCTGCAGTTGTTGTATCGGGAGCGTGACGACAGGCTGGAAGGGCCGTCTGGCCGGCTCGAACCGCCGGAAATCGAACGGCAGCAGCGAAGTCGACTGTACAGCCGATTCGCCGGCCGCTTGCGGCGCTCCGTGGACGAGCGTGACGTGCGAGGCGTTACCGTGACGCAGGCGGCCGTAAAGCGCATCGATGATCCTGGCTGCGAGATCGGACACCATATCGGCGTGACCGATCATTTCCGACGACCAGGTGACCGGCAGATTGAGCCCGTCGGCAGCGGCTCTTGCGCGATCACCTACGACGAAGTACTCGACGGCAACATTCGCAGGCGCACAAATCGACTGGAACACGCGTTGGTTGTAAGTGCCCACGAAGCCGTGCTCGGCGCCGATGACGATAAAGACGTGAGTGTCGGCCGTAACGTGCGGCTCTCGGCTCTCCGATGGGCATTGGGCGGCAATACCCATTGCGTCCGCGATCGCAAGGCCTATCAGGTCGGCGCAAGCCCGGATGCCCGGCAGGCGGGAGAGCGCTTCTCGCGTCCGTGTCGCTGCGATACCGCGCATTGCACGTACCACGGATTCCAGTTCGCGGACCGTACCCAATCGATTCTGGACTTCGTCGAGCCGATTGCTCATCGACCGCTCCTGATTTCCGCGGACTGCGGAATGAGGTCGTGGACAATGCGAACAAGCGCCGACCGGTCGTCGGATGACACTTTTCCGCCGGCAACGAGGATTGGACCCAATCTTGTCGCGATGCCGGTCGAATCTAGACGGGCGGGAAGCGCGACTCGCACGGCAGCGATCGTCGACAGTGCACACGCATCGAATACACCGTCGGCCAGCGCAAACAGCAACGCAATCTCGCCAACCGGACGTAGCAGCGCAAATCGCGGCTGCGCAATCAATGTCCGAATACGCTCTCCACGAGCGATTTGCGCCTTGATCCTCGTGTCGCCGAGACCGCCGAAGCGCGTGAACATCTCGAGCTCAAGAAACTGTGCATAGTCGAGCCGCAACCTTCCCGAGGCGGCTCTCAATGCCGGCAGTTGTGCCTTGCCGCCAACCCGGCTGATGCTGAGTCCGACATCGATCGCGGGGCGCTGGTTGGCCGCGAACAAGTGTGCATCCAGCACGATCTGGCCGTCGGTAATCGAGATCAGATTGGTCGGAATGTATGCCGCCAGGTTTCCGGCGTCGGTTTCCGCAATGGGGAGCGCGGTCAACGAGCCGCCGCCGCGTTCCGCGGATAGCTTGGCGGCACGCTCCAGCAGACGGGCGTGCAGATAGAAGATGTCGCCCGGATACGCTTCGCGCCCCGGCGGATCTCGTGCAAGCAATGCCAGTTCCCGATGGGTGGCGGCATGCTTGGTCAGGTCGTCGATGACGACGAGCGCATGCTCGCCCCGATCCCTGAAGTACTCCGCGATGCTGAACGCGGCAAATGGGGCAATCCATTGCAGGCCGGGCGGATCTGCCGCCGACGCGACGACGAAGATGCAGCGTTCCGGTGCACCGTGCAGTCGAACCGCATCGATCACGCGCTCGACCGAGGTGGCCCGCTGACCGATCGCCACGTAGACGCAGATCATGTCGGAATGTTTCTGGTTGACGATCGCGTCGACCGCGATGGACGTCTTGCCCGTTGCGCGATCGCCGATGATCAGTTCGCGCTGCCCACGGCCGATCGCGAAAAGCGCGTCGATCAGGAGAATGCCCGTTTCGACCGGTTGAGAGACCGGTGCGCGTTCGATGATCGACGGTGCGGCGCGTTCGATCGGGAGGGATAGCGTGCATTTCGGCGGCTGTCCGCGATCGAGCGGCCTCCCGAGTGGGTCGACGACGCGTCCGAGCAGGTCCGGACCTACCGGAACCTCAACCACGCGGCCGGTGCCGGATACGCGCGTGCCGGCGGCAATGCCGCTGCTGTCGTCGAGCAGCACGCAACTTAGCGTGTCGACGTCCAGCTTGAGCGCGAAGCCGTACTGTCCGTCCCCGAACTGCAACAACTCGTTCAGACGAACATGCGGGAGGCCGCTCACCCGTGCGATGCCGTCAGCGATATGCTCCACGCGCCCAACCGATTCCGCCTGCGGCGCAAGATTCAGCGACGCCAGCACGGCTCGGCCGTCCGTCAGCCATGCGTCGTCGGAGTCGTTATGCGTTTCGTTCGTCGCCATGGGAAATGAGTCCGCTTCTCAGGGATTCCAGGCTATGTCGAAAACTGTTTCGCACGATCAGGTGAGGTGCGACGAGTTCGAGTCCCGCGATCAGGGTGGGATCGACTTCGGTTCGAATGGAGAGGGCGTGGCCCGATGCTGTCGCGAGCATCGAACGGCAATGAGCCAGTTCGTCGTCGTTCAACGTGCGTGGGGCTATCAAGCGCAACGTTTCGCCTTCGCGGCCGAGGCAGGCGCGGTCCTCCGCGGGCAGGGCACGGACTGCGTCGGCGAGCGGAGCAATGAATCCTTCTACCAGCGTGCTCGACGGGAGCGTCGCGAGCAACCGCGCCGCGATGTCGACGGCAAACTGGCCGGCCCGCTCGGCATTGGCACGCAGCGCATCGTCCTTCATTGCCGCGGCTTCAGCCTCAGCCGTCTTTCTGAGTGTATCGGCCTCGGCGTGCGCCTCGGCGAGCAGGGATGCCTTGAGACGCTCTGCCTCCGACGCCACCGCACTCAATCGGTCAAGGCGCTCTGCGTCCTGTGCGGCACTTTCCCTTGCAGCCTTGTCGCGATCCTGCCGCGCTGCATCGCGGGCAGCCGACGCCTCTTGCAGGAGGCGTGCGGCGGCCTGCTGACGATCCGCCATGATCTGGGCGACCGGCTTGAACAGCAAGCGCGACAGCAGCCAGATCAGGACGAGGACGTTGATCGTCTGGAAGCTGAGTGTCCACCAGTCGATTCGCATGGCTAACGCCTACTTGATAAACGGATTCGCGAACAGAAC
Coding sequences within:
- a CDS encoding chloride channel protein, with translation MIRISALADRRALLHARRLWLHYGVFWLGAVAVGLVAVLYAKLIDFGYAVFLGYAAQHAWLPLIVTPIIGALTVWLTRRFFDGAEGSGIPQVIAMLHAPGNTGARLLKFRILVGKILISFLAILGGFTIGREGPTIHVGAALMFNLRKFYPQRFRAIRPGVLEHRLALAGAAAGLSAAFNAPLAGVVFAIEELTRSFEQRTSGVLITAIIFAGIVSLGLQGNYVYFGTIDVGAHLPQSLALAVVLIGVIAGVMGGIFCWLLLNTQRWMPRRLQDFRAGQPVLFGAACGLVVAVVGVATHGHTFGSGYAEARSMLESHTNVSVLYPVFKMVSMIGSYLPGAPGGLFAPSLAIGAGIGNTLHILFSGMQLQMLIALGMVGYLAAVTQSPITAFVIVIEMINGHALVISLMATALIASRVSRFFAPPLYEALSTRYFPGDHR
- a CDS encoding BspC domain-containing protein, which gives rise to MKGPLIFLSALMLLFAYAARCSADDTISEDYRYLARINVRPVVIDCVAEIDRWIRTSSKYDMFLAPDGRLLRAKVRAFRAIDGSADNGLSVDSTGTIRASARLRQRAAWLPVKAKCDIWRTHVAGIAMKPME
- the petA gene encoding ubiquinol-cytochrome c reductase iron-sulfur subunit, producing MDENPTEPVGPDIKRRRWLIATSVASGIGGIAAAIPFVDSLTPPANALAAGAPVKVDIGRLTEGAMLTVAWRGKPVFIVDRSPAMLESVIKATPLVADPDSRHAFSMPLPLYCQNTFRSRADHRNILVVVGVCTHLGCTPTPRFQPGSQPNLPENWPGGFLCPCHGSTYDLAGRVFRDKPAPQNLDVPRYMFLSPTELLIGQDEHGAA
- a CDS encoding carboxypeptidase regulatory-like domain-containing protein — translated: MKYSSRTALGVVAVTIAVFAHDAFSAEQASLPQPEHAGNVTYLSGGIGSDQSAAIKQQMGRYPLVLEFAGHTSSGNDYLADVPVKIVDAHGKTVLSTRTTGPFLLVSMPDGRYTVSATYNGQAMRRSVDVRESSHAHSVFVWTM
- a CDS encoding trypsin-like peptidase domain-containing protein, which produces MASIGFKRIALTSLAIAAVSASCMAKESLSPATATRAPQAVLSASPGFTAYPGIVSDFENMARIDGPAVVTVKVSRIDTIPSVQQLWPPPGSANAPFLGFFEEFSPPPGADRGALARRHASGFIISSDGDILTDAGDVAGASRIAVTLADGQTYHARLIGSDPASGVALLHIHATGLPVARIGSPAMLKAGEWVASIGSPYGLGTSIVKGVVSNLSRLPPDQSYVPLIQTDLTEHSGDGGSPLLNLKGEVVGIEMPPPDDGNVYQGLAFAIPIDKAMKVERQLKLHGKAVHGQLGVSAKKETAPLAKAFRPMRPNDPATDTG
- a CDS encoding cation:proton antiporter, whose amino-acid sequence is MTFFHALTALIVLAALGSYVNHRVFHLPPTIGVMTIALVATVLLVILGEFGAIDVTRFTRLIPEIDFSELLFHGFLPFLLFAGALHVDFHDLRQVKWTVGVLSTVGTLISTVFVGTAFWYASWWLGVRIGFIYALLFGALISPTDPIAVMSIIKKAGAPRELETRITGESLFNDGVGAIVFLTLLSITTAAREPGVFDVTLLFLQQAAGGALAGWLAGWIVSRLVASIDNHHVEILLSIALCMGSYALAELGRVSGPIAVVVAGLFAGNHGTMKTVSGQTREYLSMFWEIVDEMMNSVLFLLIGLEVLSIHQSRTYLIAGIVAVGCVLAGRTVSVAIPLGVIGLRIRFPKGTTRLLIWGGLRGAISLALALLLPHGPQRELIVTVTYVVVVFSVLTQGTTFGWLLRKLTSPPEPTITAP
- a CDS encoding F0F1 ATP synthase subunit gamma, giving the protein MSNRLDEVQNRLGTVRELESVVRAMRGIAATRTREALSRLPGIRACADLIGLAIADAMGIAAQCPSESREPHVTADTHVFIVIGAEHGFVGTYNQRVFQSICAPANVAVEYFVVGDRARAAADGLNLPVTWSSEMIGHADMVSDLAARIIDALYGRLRHGNASHVTLVHGAPQAAGESAVQSTSLLPFDFRRFEPARRPFQPVVTLPIQQLQERLAEEYVYTQVCEAIILSFAAENEARMRAMIAAKRNIDDTAQRLNRDYHRLRQEQITAEIVELSTVEGTLAS
- a CDS encoding F0F1 ATP synthase subunit alpha, which codes for MATNETHNDSDDAWLTDGRAVLASLNLAPQAESVGRVEHIADGIARVSGLPHVRLNELLQFGDGQYGFALKLDVDTLSCVLLDDSSGIAAGTRVSGTGRVVEVPVGPDLLGRVVDPLGRPLDRGQPPKCTLSLPIERAAPSIIERAPVSQPVETGILLIDALFAIGRGQRELIIGDRATGKTSIAVDAIVNQKHSDMICVYVAIGQRATSVERVIDAVRLHGAPERCIFVVASAADPPGLQWIAPFAAFSIAEYFRDRGEHALVVIDDLTKHAATHRELALLARDPPGREAYPGDIFYLHARLLERAAKLSAERGGGSLTALPIAETDAGNLAAYIPTNLISITDGQIVLDAHLFAANQRPAIDVGLSISRVGGKAQLPALRAASGRLRLDYAQFLELEMFTRFGGLGDTRIKAQIARGERIRTLIAQPRFALLRPVGEIALLFALADGVFDACALSTIAAVRVALPARLDSTGIATRLGPILVAGGKVSSDDRSALVRIVHDLIPQSAEIRSGR